In the genome of Paenibacillus sp. FSL R5-0766, one region contains:
- a CDS encoding MFS transporter, whose translation MQLATIFLGFIVFGISENIKGPAIPRIQFDFNLDEKQLGTLLSLNALGYLIACSFTAILVRKWGIKAVSIISFASMILSGVFIYVSHTYPLFASSYFFMYIGNGMLEIALAILGARIFVKNTGTMMNLSHFFYGLSSTVAPLLATGVMSLKVFGHELDWRGMYLVMLSLCLLPIIAALRSKFPGDDLAHEDRTSLKTLTRDPALWLMVLILSFGVVSELAVGGWLVNFLEKAYTWDTVKASGLLSAFFLTFSLGRLLLGPLTDRIGFVLSLILFSAFSGVCTFVALAGGERLAIFFAISGAGIAMIYPTVMAFIARRYPNGSDTAITFTVTLMGVGSVIGNYVIGWVIEGVKNLYGSTTQLGLLRGLQAGYGFIGLCAVICAASGVVLYVYLKRRQELI comes from the coding sequence ATGCAACTGGCAACAATCTTTCTGGGATTTATCGTATTTGGAATATCGGAAAATATTAAGGGGCCGGCCATTCCGCGAATTCAATTCGACTTCAATTTGGATGAGAAACAGCTAGGGACGTTATTGTCCCTGAATGCATTAGGGTACCTGATCGCCTGCTCCTTCACGGCTATTCTGGTTCGCAAATGGGGCATTAAGGCAGTTAGCATCATATCGTTTGCATCGATGATCCTATCAGGTGTGTTCATTTATGTGTCTCATACCTATCCACTCTTTGCTTCATCATACTTCTTCATGTACATCGGTAACGGTATGCTGGAGATTGCTTTGGCGATTCTGGGTGCGCGGATTTTTGTAAAAAACACAGGCACGATGATGAACCTGTCCCATTTCTTCTATGGGCTGAGTTCAACGGTAGCACCTTTGCTGGCGACGGGTGTCATGTCATTGAAGGTGTTTGGACACGAACTGGACTGGCGCGGTATGTATCTGGTGATGTTATCACTCTGTCTGCTGCCGATCATTGCGGCGCTGCGCAGCAAATTCCCGGGGGATGATCTTGCTCATGAAGATCGGACATCACTGAAGACGTTAACACGTGATCCAGCCCTATGGCTGATGGTGCTTATTCTTTCTTTTGGCGTGGTATCGGAACTGGCGGTTGGGGGTTGGCTGGTTAATTTCCTGGAAAAAGCCTACACGTGGGACACGGTCAAAGCCTCCGGGTTATTATCTGCGTTCTTCCTCACGTTCTCGCTGGGACGCTTGCTGCTTGGACCATTGACGGACCGGATCGGATTTGTATTGTCACTGATTCTGTTCTCGGCGTTCTCGGGAGTATGTACGTTCGTGGCGCTTGCAGGGGGGGAGCGTCTTGCAATTTTCTTTGCGATATCTGGTGCAGGTATTGCGATGATCTATCCAACAGTTATGGCATTTATCGCACGCAGATATCCGAACGGCAGTGACACCGCGATTACGTTCACGGTTACCTTGATGGGGGTTGGTAGTGTCATCGGTAACTATGTGATTGGCTGGGTGATTGAAGGTGTGAAGAATCTGTACGGTTCAACGACTCAGTTGGGGCTGCTGCGCGGACTTCAGGCGGGATATGGATTCATTGGTTTATGTGCTGTGATCTGTGCGGCATCTGGCGTAGTGTTGTATGTGTATTTGAAAAGAAGGCAGGAACTGATATAG
- a CDS encoding ROK family protein, which yields MLPTSHNTQQVKRINVELVKNTLRSMGVGTKASIANLTKLSVATCGTILNELLQTGEIIDLGPDESSGGRPASRYQFNADYASVLCLIIRTEGGIHSITHTYANLNGELADEQTLILEEINVTVVEDLIANLIEQHHNVQAIGIGIPGVAHNGIIGICDVPELMYQPLGPRLKEQYEDVEVVIGNDMNLTVYGLYNQQQFEEEKNFAVVTFPENHFPGAGFIIDGRPLTGNTQFGGEVSFLPFGVSREEQLRMLKTTEGLQELVVQTLVSIIAIINPATIVVTGDTTDPAMRDDLTQGCLDRMIPQEHMPELIIQRDTRREYVTGLVAVTLESLTYRIQVIEKQW from the coding sequence ATGTTACCCACATCACACAACACCCAACAGGTGAAGCGCATTAACGTTGAATTGGTGAAGAACACGCTTCGATCCATGGGCGTAGGTACGAAGGCTTCGATTGCGAACCTGACCAAACTTAGCGTGGCGACATGCGGCACGATCCTGAACGAATTGCTCCAAACGGGTGAGATTATTGATCTGGGCCCGGATGAATCGAGTGGGGGGAGACCAGCGAGTCGGTATCAATTCAATGCGGACTACGCCAGTGTGCTGTGCCTAATTATTCGAACAGAGGGCGGTATTCACTCCATTACACATACATATGCCAATCTGAACGGAGAGTTGGCGGACGAACAGACGCTCATTTTGGAAGAAATTAATGTAACGGTGGTAGAGGATCTAATTGCGAACCTGATCGAACAACACCACAATGTGCAGGCGATTGGTATCGGTATACCTGGTGTGGCACACAACGGTATTATTGGCATTTGCGATGTACCGGAGCTGATGTATCAGCCGCTTGGGCCAAGGCTTAAAGAACAGTATGAAGACGTGGAAGTGGTCATTGGCAACGACATGAACCTCACGGTCTATGGATTGTATAACCAGCAACAATTTGAGGAAGAGAAGAACTTTGCGGTGGTGACTTTCCCAGAGAACCATTTTCCGGGTGCAGGATTTATCATTGATGGTCGTCCGCTGACCGGGAATACGCAATTTGGGGGCGAGGTGTCCTTTTTACCTTTTGGCGTGTCACGGGAAGAGCAATTGCGCATGTTGAAAACGACAGAGGGTTTGCAGGAGCTCGTCGTACAGACGCTTGTATCCATCATCGCGATCATTAACCCGGCTACGATTGTGGTCACAGGGGATACGACGGACCCTGCTATGAGGGATGACCTGACGCAAGGTTGTCTGGATCGAATGATTCCACAGGAGCATATGCCTGAGTTGATTATCCAAAGAGACACTCGGCGCGAATATGTGACTGGGCTAGTCGCGGTGACGCTGGAGAGCCTGACCTACCGCATCCAGGTGATTGAGAAGCAATGGTAA
- a CDS encoding P-loop NTPase fold protein: MAGLSVKKDNIHRKVTSIFKSRRFDLLIVFIAGVMALIIIDGIGTDYIENVIKKIELLYFQTSLIIPIVLFLANNIKKRQDKNKEKSEKKSGFLSDVEVITPEEDAFNFAKLADKFSERVFNYGSYESLVFGIDAPWGTGKSTFINLCQENWNKKYEEKVIVYRFDVMKFESNENILNKFVDGLIKVIRSNLFAPELETMFSRYLKLLNDSKTNFSIFGVRFGIPSDNLSIEKAFEKLENFLKGLDQKIIIIVDDLDRLNFSSVKEVLFVIKKSFILPNMSYILCYDTENISIIENQKLDAEKTIEFLEKFINIKYSLFIDPALLLNYFIDYKDKVTSRINLKNPDLISVASEGLKDIFNSKEYDRYAPFVGNARKIKRLVNTILLLEVDRVDFTVMDFNKYDLIHLIIIYVNYPNIFRKIYYTEIGAGFGFFSVVTKYDDYYPEEGDSSGSEYKNSTRYTEYVESLNSNQKFILSKVFDANERLKKNRFSKLSNEANFSYACFNKHYRNLNRYLDLIVHSTIKSENDHYKYYVNLKNQLLKDESNISVVLEKYSLVDPAFNSKQLWSIIVNESYYNFSPEKVKEIIIYFLELLPKYSILEIDSISEGLRNFLFPYFIAKLLNDVGWLKEKVDLKREFRKDDLRIAEWVFGKNDFTEIGILDILSKPERGVLGIHDLLQFRANCNSRDRGSLYGLSRSLSMYENKNNPNEGIVKDIIIAELRGVSQAIFKIFKKQYINKRKNIIEGVSNLSAKDICGEEYNYIKSRSSKEDFDNKIIRTKSSIINYILYHLISKDNSEEIGCSFYDESGYEDQGTIHNNINKYLFEVCFNPELNAKAYDYFLSLLVGFNSMSRETVHKNSFIELLSKEELVKYWKINKDDIQKIEVSKENQILLNLYGMTYNEHIQDIYKLLNKL; the protein is encoded by the coding sequence ATGGCTGGTTTAAGTGTAAAAAAGGATAATATTCACAGGAAAGTAACATCCATATTCAAGAGTAGACGATTCGATTTATTAATCGTATTTATAGCAGGAGTAATGGCATTGATAATAATAGATGGAATTGGAACTGATTACATTGAAAATGTAATCAAAAAAATAGAATTATTATATTTTCAAACGTCATTAATCATTCCGATAGTATTATTCTTGGCAAACAACATAAAAAAACGCCAAGATAAGAATAAAGAAAAATCAGAAAAAAAATCAGGTTTCTTGAGTGATGTAGAAGTTATTACTCCTGAGGAAGATGCCTTTAATTTTGCCAAATTGGCTGACAAATTTTCTGAAAGAGTTTTCAATTACGGATCATATGAAAGTCTAGTTTTCGGAATTGATGCTCCATGGGGAACTGGAAAATCAACATTTATTAATCTATGTCAAGAGAATTGGAATAAGAAATATGAGGAAAAGGTAATAGTTTACAGGTTTGATGTAATGAAATTTGAAAGTAACGAAAACATATTAAATAAGTTTGTAGATGGACTTATAAAAGTAATAAGAAGTAACCTCTTTGCTCCTGAACTCGAAACAATGTTTTCTAGATATTTGAAACTACTGAATGATTCAAAAACAAATTTCTCAATATTTGGAGTGAGATTTGGTATTCCCTCTGACAACTTATCAATAGAGAAAGCATTTGAAAAGTTAGAGAATTTTCTGAAGGGCTTGGATCAAAAAATAATCATTATTGTAGATGATCTGGATAGGCTTAACTTTTCTAGTGTTAAGGAAGTTTTATTTGTAATAAAAAAATCATTCATTCTTCCCAACATGTCATACATACTTTGTTATGATACCGAGAACATCTCCATTATTGAAAATCAAAAATTAGATGCGGAGAAAACTATTGAGTTCTTAGAAAAATTTATAAACATAAAGTATAGTTTATTCATAGATCCGGCATTACTTTTAAATTACTTCATTGACTACAAAGACAAAGTTACTTCAAGAATTAATCTAAAAAATCCCGATTTAATTTCGGTTGCATCTGAAGGTCTCAAAGATATATTTAACTCAAAAGAGTATGATCGATATGCTCCTTTTGTAGGAAATGCTCGAAAAATTAAAAGATTAGTTAACACCATTTTATTACTAGAAGTTGATAGGGTAGATTTTACTGTAATGGATTTCAATAAGTATGATTTAATTCATCTTATAATAATCTATGTTAACTATCCAAATATTTTTAGGAAGATATACTATACAGAGATTGGTGCAGGTTTTGGTTTTTTCTCAGTTGTTACAAAATATGATGACTATTACCCTGAAGAAGGAGATTCATCAGGTTCGGAGTACAAAAATTCAACAAGGTATACGGAATATGTAGAAAGCTTAAATTCAAATCAAAAATTTATCCTTAGCAAGGTGTTTGATGCAAATGAGAGACTGAAAAAAAATAGGTTTTCTAAGCTCTCAAATGAAGCCAATTTTTCCTATGCTTGTTTTAATAAGCATTATAGAAATTTAAATAGGTATTTGGATCTTATTGTGCATTCAACTATTAAATCTGAAAATGATCATTATAAGTATTATGTTAATTTGAAGAATCAATTACTTAAAGATGAGTCGAATATTTCAGTGGTGCTAGAAAAATATTCATTAGTTGATCCTGCATTCAACAGTAAACAACTATGGAGCATTATTGTGAATGAGTCTTATTACAATTTTTCTCCTGAAAAAGTTAAGGAAATCATAATTTATTTTTTAGAGCTGCTTCCAAAATACTCTATTCTAGAAATTGATTCTATTAGCGAAGGACTTAGAAACTTCTTATTTCCTTACTTTATTGCAAAACTCTTAAATGATGTTGGCTGGTTAAAAGAGAAAGTTGATTTGAAAAGAGAGTTTAGAAAAGATGATCTTAGAATTGCTGAGTGGGTTTTCGGAAAGAATGATTTCACTGAAATAGGCATACTTGATATATTATCAAAGCCTGAACGTGGAGTATTGGGAATTCACGATTTATTGCAATTTAGGGCTAATTGTAATTCTAGAGACAGAGGTAGTTTGTATGGTCTCTCTAGGTCTTTATCTATGTATGAAAATAAAAATAATCCTAATGAAGGTATAGTAAAAGATATAATTATCGCTGAATTGAGAGGAGTTTCACAAGCGATTTTTAAAATTTTCAAGAAACAATATATTAATAAAAGGAAGAATATAATAGAGGGTGTGAGCAATCTATCTGCAAAGGATATTTGTGGAGAAGAGTACAATTATATTAAATCAAGATCTAGTAAAGAAGATTTTGACAACAAAATTATTAGAACTAAGTCAAGTATTATTAATTATATTTTATATCATTTAATATCTAAGGACAATTCAGAAGAAATTGGATGTAGCTTCTATGATGAGTCGGGTTATGAAGATCAAGGTACCATTCACAATAATATTAATAAATATTTATTTGAAGTTTGTTTTAACCCTGAGTTAAATGCCAAAGCTTATGATTACTTTTTATCCCTTCTAGTTGGGTTTAATTCAATGTCTAGAGAGACTGTTCACAAGAATAGCTTTATAGAACTATTAAGCAAAGAAGAGCTTGTGAAATACTGGAAAATAAATAAAGATGATATTCAAAAGATAGAAGTTTCTAAGGAAAATCAAATTTTATTGAATCTATATGGAATGACTTATAATGAACATATTCAAGATATCTATAAGTTATTAAATAAATTGTAA
- a CDS encoding TetR/AcrR family transcriptional regulator, with product MVQAKKDEVRKEIEYAALKVFFEKGYVDAKMSDIADEINISVGNIYTYFKNKKELFYAVVPPDLVDYLKNVLVETIHFDNQTLFEESDSERKSALLQEHVDVLRKYRNQIVIIFEKNKGTIYTNAKNELVELMIETKKAYLKNQYKRYEIGTEENLILLNILAHNVIDMNLDLLKRDMSEDSRKQIFEALYVYRLYGMKSLNE from the coding sequence ATGGTGCAAGCCAAGAAAGACGAAGTCAGGAAAGAGATTGAATATGCGGCGCTCAAGGTCTTTTTTGAAAAAGGCTATGTGGATGCCAAGATGAGCGATATCGCGGATGAGATCAATATTTCCGTGGGCAATATCTATACTTATTTCAAAAACAAGAAAGAATTATTCTACGCCGTCGTGCCGCCGGATCTGGTGGATTATTTGAAAAATGTGCTGGTGGAGACGATTCACTTTGATAACCAGACCTTGTTCGAGGAATCGGATAGCGAGCGAAAGTCGGCGCTGTTGCAGGAACATGTGGATGTACTACGTAAATACCGGAATCAGATCGTGATTATCTTTGAAAAGAATAAAGGCACCATCTACACCAACGCCAAGAATGAGCTTGTTGAACTGATGATCGAAACCAAGAAGGCCTATCTCAAGAACCAATATAAACGGTATGAGATTGGCACCGAGGAGAACTTGATCTTGCTGAATATTCTCGCACACAACGTGATCGACATGAACCTGGATCTATTGAAGCGTGATATGAGTGAGGACAGCCGGAAGCAAATATTCGAAGCGTTGTATGTCTACAGACTATACGGCATGAAAAGTCTCAACGAATAA
- a CDS encoding amidohydrolase family protein: MNTAYALKNVNLIHGDSNRNLQKNMTILVNEQGLIQDIGRDHDLNIPSHYTTIDLSGKYVMPGLINAHVHLFADGKPFSLSVSEGLLQFAYDRILNTKFGRNVLKKRMKRNALTALHAGVTTMRSVGEFFYTDVQLRDEINNGDFVGPNLLVSGFFLSVTGGHGAPFLALVGDSPWEARKNVRLNVKHGVDLIKICVTGGVTDAKMVGEAGRLQMTVDEVAAICDEAHKIGLRVAAHVESTEGVRVALKGGVDTIEHGSEMDDEIIRLYKNNPNALNGYTALIPTLQAAYPSASLDTSVTKVSATVKENSRLVYDSMLKGVKQAIENDITIGIGTDAAMPYVTHYDMWREMDHYMRQANLNNKQVIDMVTRTNAKILGVDDVTGTVDIGKHADLIIMEQNPLEHIEALSDISMVMVKGNLIQTPSVTRIKAVDDVLNSVW; this comes from the coding sequence ATGAACACCGCTTACGCATTAAAAAACGTAAATCTGATCCACGGCGACTCCAACCGCAATCTGCAAAAAAATATGACCATTCTCGTCAATGAACAAGGACTTATTCAGGATATCGGCCGAGATCATGATTTGAATATCCCTAGTCACTACACAACAATTGACCTCTCAGGGAAATACGTGATGCCTGGACTGATCAACGCCCACGTCCACCTCTTTGCAGACGGTAAACCGTTCAGTCTCTCGGTCAGTGAAGGCTTGTTGCAGTTTGCCTATGATCGGATATTGAACACGAAGTTTGGCAGAAACGTATTGAAAAAACGCATGAAACGCAACGCGCTGACTGCACTCCATGCGGGTGTAACCACGATGCGCAGTGTGGGAGAATTCTTTTACACGGATGTCCAGCTGCGGGATGAGATTAACAACGGCGACTTTGTCGGCCCTAATCTGCTTGTCTCCGGGTTTTTCCTAAGTGTCACAGGCGGACATGGTGCTCCATTCCTCGCTCTGGTGGGCGATTCTCCGTGGGAAGCACGAAAAAATGTACGGCTGAATGTGAAACACGGTGTGGATCTGATCAAAATCTGTGTGACGGGTGGCGTGACGGATGCGAAAATGGTGGGCGAAGCTGGACGTTTACAGATGACGGTGGACGAAGTTGCGGCGATCTGCGATGAAGCGCATAAGATTGGTTTGCGGGTGGCAGCTCATGTGGAAAGCACGGAAGGCGTAAGAGTTGCTTTAAAAGGTGGCGTCGATACCATCGAGCACGGTTCGGAGATGGACGACGAAATCATTCGTTTGTACAAAAATAATCCCAATGCCCTAAATGGCTACACCGCACTCATCCCCACCCTGCAAGCCGCCTATCCTTCCGCTTCACTGGATACTAGCGTAACGAAGGTAAGTGCAACGGTAAAAGAGAATTCAAGACTCGTCTACGATTCCATGCTCAAAGGTGTAAAACAAGCGATCGAAAACGACATCACCATTGGTATCGGTACTGATGCCGCCATGCCTTACGTGACTCACTATGATATGTGGAGAGAGATGGACCACTACATGAGACAGGCCAACCTGAACAACAAACAGGTCATCGACATGGTGACTCGAACCAATGCGAAAATCCTCGGTGTTGACGATGTTACAGGGACGGTGGATATCGGAAAACATGCTGATCTGATTATCATGGAGCAAAATCCGCTGGAACATATCGAGGCCTTGTCAGACATCTCTATGGTCATGGTCAAAGGAAATCTAATTCAAACACCATCTGTCACAAGAATCAAAGCAGTCGACGATGTTCTAAACTCAGTTTGGTGA
- a CDS encoding type II toxin-antitoxin system HicB family antitoxin — MIRTYQYYAIFNFAEDGINVTFPDLPGCITCGDSVEEA, encoded by the coding sequence ATGATTCGAACTTACCAATACTACGCAATTTTTAATTTTGCTGAAGATGGAATTAATGTTACATTTCCTGATCTGCCTGGATGTATCACCTGTGGCGATTCAGTTGAAGAAGCATAA
- a CDS encoding YdeI family protein, with the protein MTDTSGNRKVDGYLKKLKTWQEESTKLREIIRDFDLTEDMKWMHPCYMLDGKNIVLIHGFKEYVAILFFKGALLNDTHGILVQQTENVQAERQLRFTSLEQIEEQEAMIKAYIQQAIEVEQAGLQVEMKKTTEYSVPEELQQQFNENPAFQAAFEALTPGRQRAYLYYFSQPKQSKTKVSRIEKCMQPILEGKGLND; encoded by the coding sequence ATGACGGATACAAGTGGGAATCGCAAAGTTGACGGCTATCTAAAGAAACTCAAAACGTGGCAGGAAGAGTCCACGAAGCTGAGAGAGATTATTCGAGATTTTGACCTGACCGAGGATATGAAATGGATGCATCCTTGTTATATGCTCGATGGGAAAAACATCGTCCTAATCCATGGATTCAAAGAGTACGTGGCGATCCTGTTCTTCAAAGGTGCTCTGTTGAACGATACACACGGCATTTTGGTCCAGCAAACGGAGAATGTACAGGCAGAACGCCAGCTTCGCTTCACCAGTCTGGAGCAGATTGAGGAGCAGGAGGCTATGATCAAAGCCTATATCCAGCAAGCGATTGAAGTTGAACAGGCAGGATTGCAGGTGGAAATGAAAAAGACTACCGAATATAGCGTTCCTGAGGAACTTCAGCAGCAGTTCAATGAAAATCCTGCCTTCCAGGCCGCATTTGAAGCACTGACACCCGGACGGCAGCGGGCATATCTCTATTATTTCTCACAACCGAAGCAATCCAAGACAAAAGTGTCACGAATCGAGAAGTGCATGCAGCCGATCCTGGAGGGCAAAGGATTGAATGATTAA
- the yidD gene encoding membrane protein insertion efficiency factor YidD, with protein MICFYLLNLFTPVYALLSAQIVFIASILFIVLRRVRAILIWSIRIYQRFAPIEVRNKCRFEPSCSVYMIQAIEKYGAIKGLSLGIQRLRKCNINGGGYDYP; from the coding sequence ATGATCTGTTTCTATCTCTTGAATCTATTCACCCCAGTATATGCGTTGCTGAGTGCCCAGATTGTTTTCATAGCAAGTATATTATTCATAGTTCTACGACGTGTTAGAGCAATCCTGATATGGAGTATTAGAATTTATCAACGTTTTGCCCCCATTGAAGTGAGGAACAAATGTCGTTTTGAACCAAGCTGTTCTGTGTATATGATTCAAGCTATTGAGAAATACGGGGCGATTAAAGGTCTTTCCTTGGGCATCCAGCGTCTTCGCAAATGTAATATCAACGGTGGAGGATATGATTATCCATAA
- a CDS encoding EVE domain-containing protein, whose product MKPNQDSRYWIGVVSASHVNVAVEGGFAQLCHGKSALLRQMSAGDWMIYYSPRTDISTGKPLQAFTAIGQINDDRIYQYQMSESFVPFRRYLRYLPCREVKIATLLDQLSFTRGNRNWGFPFRKGHFEIGAEDFMKIASSMLEDETQ is encoded by the coding sequence ATGAAACCAAATCAGGACAGCAGATATTGGATTGGTGTTGTATCTGCTTCTCATGTGAATGTAGCCGTAGAGGGAGGGTTTGCGCAGCTGTGCCATGGCAAGTCAGCACTGTTGCGACAAATGTCCGCGGGTGACTGGATGATATACTATTCTCCACGCACAGACATATCAACAGGCAAGCCACTTCAGGCTTTTACCGCTATTGGTCAAATTAACGACGACAGGATATACCAATATCAGATGTCGGAATCCTTTGTACCCTTTCGCCGATATCTCCGTTATCTTCCGTGTCGAGAAGTAAAGATCGCAACGTTGTTAGACCAACTTAGTTTTACACGCGGAAATCGCAATTGGGGGTTTCCATTTCGTAAAGGTCACTTTGAAATTGGAGCTGAAGACTTCATGAAGATAGCTTCCTCTATGTTAGAAGATGAGACACAATAA
- a CDS encoding DinB family protein, whose protein sequence is MRSTTEVLKSFDTAVERYLAELNKLDMGSLLKKQSEEEWSIGQMYVHLIQSALFLHLHNIEQCLSSGDSTLNSGEEKTELGRQVFELGQFPPVPVKVPASPQYTPQPPESMESLIDGLHMVVERMRSTELLLYQASVNNKIHHPRLGALNAQEWFLLIEMHYRHHFLQLDRLKSNLEM, encoded by the coding sequence ATGAGAAGTACAACGGAAGTATTGAAATCATTTGACACGGCAGTAGAACGATATTTGGCAGAACTGAACAAATTGGATATGGGGAGCTTACTTAAAAAACAGAGTGAAGAGGAATGGTCCATTGGACAGATGTATGTACATTTGATTCAATCAGCGCTTTTCTTGCATCTGCATAATATTGAGCAGTGTTTGAGCAGCGGGGATTCAACATTAAACTCGGGTGAGGAAAAAACAGAACTGGGTAGGCAAGTGTTTGAATTAGGACAATTCCCTCCCGTGCCTGTTAAAGTCCCTGCTTCCCCGCAGTATACCCCGCAACCACCCGAGAGCATGGAGTCCTTGATCGATGGGCTTCACATGGTCGTGGAACGGATGAGAAGTACAGAACTCCTTTTATACCAAGCATCGGTAAACAACAAAATACATCATCCAAGGCTTGGCGCTCTAAACGCTCAGGAGTGGTTTTTGTTGATAGAAATGCACTACAGACATCATTTTTTGCAATTAGACCGATTGAAATCGAATCTGGAAATGTAA
- a CDS encoding YafY family protein has translation MNKTERQLAITLELQRRKMLRAEDLAAQFETSVRTIYRDIQALSEAGVPIMGAPGQGYSLMEGYFLPPVSFTAEEAVSLLMGADFIEQRMDTEYAMEAKSAQRKIEAILPEAVRNESTRVRETMRLLHTVEPLTRARVKTYLNQIRSAILDQRKISFMYLKKMPGTDGNRYNMREVSPYGLSLVQENWVLIARCDMRQDIRHFRLSRMTELSVLEDHFLLPPDFDLNSYRPPDDRNEQVLIRAKPEIADKVMEALHFYMDAFEEREEGVIFHFRVRYPEEILHYLLGWGGDIEVLEPESLRFRMQEVAQNILKHY, from the coding sequence ATGAACAAAACGGAGCGGCAGCTTGCGATTACGCTTGAATTGCAGCGAAGAAAGATGCTACGAGCAGAAGATTTAGCGGCTCAATTCGAGACAAGTGTACGTACGATATATCGAGATATTCAGGCATTAAGCGAAGCTGGTGTTCCGATTATGGGAGCTCCGGGTCAGGGGTATTCCCTCATGGAAGGATATTTCCTGCCCCCGGTAAGCTTCACCGCAGAAGAAGCCGTATCCCTGCTCATGGGAGCTGATTTTATCGAACAGAGAATGGATACAGAATACGCAATGGAAGCTAAGTCGGCTCAACGAAAAATTGAAGCGATTTTACCAGAAGCCGTTCGTAATGAATCAACACGTGTACGGGAAACGATGCGACTGCTTCATACGGTTGAACCTTTAACCCGAGCACGGGTGAAAACATACCTTAACCAGATACGTAGTGCCATTCTGGATCAACGTAAAATCAGCTTTATGTATCTGAAAAAAATGCCAGGAACGGATGGAAATCGGTATAACATGCGAGAGGTTTCACCCTATGGCCTCTCACTTGTTCAGGAGAATTGGGTGTTGATCGCACGTTGTGATATGCGACAAGACATTCGTCATTTTCGTTTGTCACGTATGACTGAACTTTCCGTGCTGGAGGATCATTTCCTTTTGCCGCCGGATTTTGATCTAAACAGTTATCGACCTCCTGACGACCGTAACGAACAAGTATTAATCAGAGCAAAACCTGAAATTGCTGACAAAGTTATGGAGGCCCTACATTTTTATATGGATGCATTTGAGGAGCGAGAGGAAGGTGTGATTTTTCATTTTCGTGTCCGCTATCCAGAAGAAATCTTGCATTATTTACTTGGCTGGGGTGGAGATATCGAGGTCTTGGAGCCAGAGTCTTTACGCTTCCGAATGCAGGAAGTAGCCCAAAACATCTTAAAACACTACTGA
- a CDS encoding transposase, protein MFLKEVDSLGLTNAQLNLNKSYQKFFKRLAAGFPKWKSHKNSVQSYTTNNQNGTIAIVDGRYFKLLKMDPVRIKLHRQPRGINKSATISKAALGKYYFTILFETDVQLKDLGLTHFAVLSELTKIQNPKHQAKTTARLAKPQRKLSHRAQVAKKHGLPCRRQLQLPEAAHLRRQVMKK, encoded by the coding sequence ATGTTTTTGAAAGAAGTCGACAGCTTGGGACTCACTAACGCGCAGCTTAACTTGAACAAGTCGTACCAAAAATTCTTCAAACGCCTGGCTGCCGGTTTTCCCAAGTGGAAATCCCATAAGAATTCGGTACAGTCCTACACCACGAATAATCAAAACGGGACGATTGCTATTGTGGATGGGCGATATTTCAAGCTGCTAAAAATGGATCCAGTGCGCATCAAATTACATCGACAACCCCGAGGTATCAATAAGTCGGCGACGATTTCCAAAGCAGCATTGGGGAAATATTACTTCACTATTCTGTTCGAAACCGACGTGCAGCTGAAGGATCTGGGCTTGACTCATTTTGCCGTGCTGTCAGAACTCACCAAGATCCAGAATCCGAAACACCAGGCGAAAACGACGGCCAGGCTCGCAAAGCCGCAACGTAAACTCTCGCACAGAGCACAAGTAGCGAAGAAACATGGGCTACCTTGTAGACGACAGCTGCAACTACCAGAGGCAGCGCATCTTCGTCGCCAAGTTATGAAAAAATAG